The DNA window CACTTGTGCCACCAGGTTAGCTATATCAGCGTAGTTGACTGTTTGAGATAGGTTTTCAATTGGGATTTCTCTACAAAGTGTAATCGCTATATCCACATCATAACGGTTACCTGTTTTTCTTTCATGCTCTTCTACTCCGTGAAAGCCGAAGTAGCTTAGTTGGTTTAGCTTTATGACATAAACGTAAGACATACAAAAAACGCCCTTTCTAAGGGCTTGTAGCGAGGAGGGGGATCGAACCCCTGACCTTAGGGTTATGAATCCTACGCTCTAACCAGCTGAGCTACCTCGCCAAAATTGCGCTGCAAGTTTAGGTATATTTTTCAAATTTTCCAAATTTTGAGCATAAATGAATGTCTATTTTAGAGGAATAAAGCTGCCATTTTGTTGCTAACAAGCGGCAATAGTTTACTCAATCATCACAAAAGCACCCCAATAGTACGGCTCTTTATACTGCTTGCGAATTTCTTTCTGTGCTGCTTCAAACGCTTTGCGCTTATGCATGCCCTTTTTTTGCCAATTTTCATAAAATTTGGTCATCAACAACTGCGTAGCTTCATCGTTTACTTTCCACAAACTCATGATGATGCTCTGCGCCCCCGCTACCTTAAAAGCACGCTGTAAGCCATAAACTCCTTCCTTACTTGCTTGCCCTAAACCCGTTTCACATGCACTTAACACAACCAACTCCGTACTATCTAACTCCATATTCATCACTTCAAACGCCGTTAATTTCCCATCTTCCTTGTCTAATGGACGCATCTCCATCCTATCATAATCTACTACGCCTGCAAACAAAAGTCCTGCATTGAGCATTGCCTGGGTAGAGCTCTGATACTGCCCTTTCTTGAAATATCCATGCGTAGCAATGTGCAAAACACGCGGATTTTTCAAAGACTTGATAAATTCCTCCGTAGCATCTGCTCCTGTTACAGTAACCGCATTCGACAAAAAATTACAAATTTGTTTAACTTCCCGCTCTGCCCCTTCTAATTGAGATAAGTTCTCTATGCTCCGCTGCTCAATGGGCTTTTCATTGTCTTTTGTATCTAATTCAAGATTAAATTTAGGATTGCCAATTAAATAGCTATTCTTGCTTGCAACGCTTTTTTTTTCAAGAAGGTCTTTGCTATTCGTTACATTTATCACTTCTACCTCATCAAACACGTATCTATTCTGCTCTACGTTGTATAAAGTAGAAACGTTGATTTTGTAATAAATCCCATCAGGTGAAAAGAAAACTTGTTTGATATCTTTAAGTTTGTCTGCAAAAGCTTTCCAAAAAGCGTTGTAACTGTATGGGTCTAAAATTTTATGCCGAGTACTGCGATAGTAGTTAATAAAAAATTGTTTTTCTAGCATATTTCCGTAGGGCAGCAAAATAAGTTCAGGGTACTTACTCCATTTAGTTATCAATAATCCAAAATAGACTACACTATCTTTGTTGGCTTCTACTTGCACAATTTCAATTGCCGCTTGGTTTTTTGTCAGTTTATTTTGAATATCTTTCCAAGTGATAGGTTTGGGTACAAACGTATAGGCAAAATCTTCGCTTTTTAACGCAAGTTGCTTTTCTAATTCATTAGCCTGCTGCGCCAAACTGTCTAAATTGATTTTCTTTTGTTTTCTTTCATTATAGGTTAAATTTTGGGCTTTAGCATATTTGTCTTTAGTTAGTTTCCATTCTACATATAGTTTTTTAAGTTCCTCATCTTTACTATTCAAAATACGGTTTTTGATTTTTTCTGTGCTTTGCAAAATAAGCCCTTTGGTTTGTAGAATTAGATTGTAACTCTCTTGTGTGATAACAGGATTTTGTGCGTATCTTTTCAAAGCAAAATTTTGAAAGCTGTTTAAGTATCGATTTATATTCGCTTGAATATATTTTTCTTTTTCTTCTTCTGAAAGAATTTTGAAATTACTTTCAATTTCTTTGAGTTTGATTTGAATAGCTTCTAGAAATAAAGCTTCAGCTATTTCATACTGATTTCGGGTTTGATATAATGAAGCCAAATTATTACAGGAATTAGCATAATCAGGATGTTCTTTTCCCAGCACCTTGGCACGAATCTCTTTGGCTTCCTTGAATAATAGTTCAGAGTCAACATATTTGCCCTGAACTTGATATAACGCAGCCAAATTATTGCAAGAATTAGCATAAAGTGGATGTTCCTTTCCTAGCACTTTGATGCAAATCTCTTTCGCTTCTTTGTATAATGGTTCAGCATCAGTATATTTGTCTTGAGCATAGTATAACCCTGCTAAATTACTAGAATAAGTAGCATAAAGTGGATGTTCTTTTCCCAGCACCCTGGCACAAATCTCTTTCGCTTCTTTGAATAACGGTTCAGCATCGGCATATTTGCCTTGATCCTTGTATAATAAAGCCAAATTATTACAAGAAGAAATATAATCAGTATGTTCTTTTCCTAGTACTTTGGCACGTATCTCTTTAGATTCCTTGTATAGCACTTCAGCCTCAGCATATTTGCCTTGAGCATAATATAATGTAGCCAAACCATTACAGGATTGAGCATAATCAGGATGTTCTTTTCCTAGCACTTTAGCGCGTATCTCTCTCGCTTCTTTGTATAACAGTTCAGACTCAGCATATTTACCTTGAACTCGGTATAACAAAGCTAAATTATTACAAGATTGAGCATAATTAGGATTTTCTTTTCCCAGCACCTTGGCACGTATCTCTTTGGCTTCCTTGAATAACAGTTCAGCCTCAACATGCTTGCCTTGATTCAGATATAATGTAGCCAAATTATTACAAGAATTGGCATAATCAGGATGTTCTTTTCCTAGTACTTTGGCACGTATCTCTTTGGCTTCCTTGAACAACAGTTCAGCCTCAGCATATTTGCCTTGATCTGTGTATAACCCAGCCAAATTATTACAAGAAATAGCATAATCTAGATGTTCTTTTCCCAGCACTTTGGCAAAAATTTCTTTTGCTTCTTTATATAATACCTCAGCCTCAGTATATTTGCCTTGACCTTTGTATAACAAAGCTAAATTGTTACAGGAGTAACCGTATCTTACTTTATCCTTTTCCTTTGTCCAAGCACTATCTTTTTTGGCGTAAAACTCACCTTGTTTATATAAGCCTGCATAGTAACAGTTTTCAAACTGTGCATTTAAGATATTGCTATAATTTGTATCTTTTACTTGAACTTGTTTTTCATACAGTTCTAATACTTTATCACCCCATTCTACAGCTTTTTTGTATTGACGCTTCTCTTGATATTTTAAGCAGCTATCGTACGCACTTTGCCAAGATTGGGCAAAAATAGATAAAATCGAAAAAGTTAGAATACAGAAAATGGGCAATTTCATACCTCAAAAGTATGAAAAAATCAGGTTAATAAAGATAGGTGTTTTTTATTTTGGGCGTGTCCCTCGCTAACGCTCGGGTCGGTGCATTCCGCACTACGCGTGCGCTGCGGTGCTACGCTCACGCTTCGCACTGCCTAACGGCATGCTCCATGCCCCTCACGCAGTTTTACCCTGCATTTTGGGGTTTTACCCTGTTTTTAAGCATACTCTTGCTTTACCTTGTTTGATGCTTATTTTCAGTTATTTGCAAGATTAAACTTTGAGTGGATAAAGTTAATCTACTTGCAGCGCTCCTTGCGTGAGGCATGCGAAGGGCAAGCCGTTAGGCTTGGTGCGAAGCCCCTCGCCCACACTTTTACTCTTGCCTAGGGGGTGGGCGGGTGGGGCGCAGCACCGAAGCGAAAGCGTAGCCCGAAGCACGCCGACCTTGCCCACACAAGCGCAAGCGACGTGTGGGCAAGGGCACGCCCAAAAAAAAGATAATCTTTATCGCACCACAGCAAATTTACTTACTTTTTTATGCCCTTTGTCATCTTCTGCATAAAATAGATACACTCCACTAGGCACTTCCGTTCCTGTAATATCTCGTAAATCCCAAAAACAACCCCCATCGCCATCTTTCTCCTCTAACTCCTTGACTAAACGTCCATTGGCTGTAAAAACTTTTATTCTTGCCATTTTCGTCAAGTTTGCAAAACGCACTCCACTGAGAGTACTGTTTGCTCTATAAGGATTAGGATATACAAATACCTCATCTAAATTCTCTTTGTACTGCGTAAAAGTGGCGACATCCCCTATACCTGCCTTACTTTGCCATCCATTTATGGCTACAACATTCCGCATTTGAATGGAAAGAGGATTGCCTAAAGCACCAAAAGCAGCTTGTTTTATCTTTATTTTAATGGCTTTTTGAGCACTACCCTCCCAAGTAATCTGCTCAATACTACCTATGGGCGTAAGTGTGTAATTGTTTAAATTTAGAGCAGTATTATTGACAGGTGTATTAAATTCAATAATCGCTTCATGGGCATTTATACTAAACCAGCGACTAAATATCACTGCATTATCTTCAGGTTTTGAAGGTACAGTAAAAGCAGCCATTTTGTACAAAGAATTTACGTAAGCCTGTTCTTTATCTAACAAAGTAGTATCTACATGCAAAATGTACGTGTTCGGCTGCAAAAGTTGATTAAACCTTAGCAAAACCTTTCTGCTATCCCCCAACGCTATGGCAGATTGCGGGGACAAAGTATCATTCAAACGTATTTTCTCCAAAGGAATATGATAGGCGTTCATGGGATTAGCAAAGTATGCTATGCACTGTTGATTACCAATATACTGCACAGAGTCTAACTTATTCAAAGGATGTGGGCGTAAAATAACTACATTATAGCTTAACGGGCTGACATTTGTACCTTGTACTACTTCGACAGCATATAAATACAATGAGTCGCTGGAAAGTCCTGTGTCTTTGTATAAGGTATCCGAAGTTAGTGCAATAGTAAACACGGTGTTCGGTATGTTTTGCTTAAAACCTTTGCTTCTATACACTCTGTATTGCACACTTGACGTAGCAGAACGCTGCCATTTGAGTAAAGTACTACTAGGTCCTGTAACAAAACCTAAAAGTTGATTAGTAGGCTGCACAATATAGTCTTGAAATTCAAAAAATATGGCTTTTTCACCATCACTAAGAGAAAATTCTGCTTTGCCATTTCCGTTAAAATCGTACGCAATGTGAGAAGCATTGATAGTACCGTAATAAAACCAGTGTGGTTCATATTTTTGTGTAGCGGAATTGTACCGAATAATGTACGTTTTGGGATAAAACGAAAAAATAATTTCCTCCCCTGCTTGATTATCCACATTGTAGGATAGAGCTGCATTAAAGGGGGTATTAGCTGTTTCGTAAAAATACAGCGAGTCTTTGACAAAAAATTGATTGTTGCCACTGCTGTGAAAAAATCGCAGTTTCCAAAAGGGTGCGTCGTACTCTTTATCTGCATTTTTTAAGGTAGAGGTGCGTGTAATAACACAAAAGTCTTCTTTGCTATCGTTATCAAAAT is part of the Bacteroidia bacterium genome and encodes:
- a CDS encoding tetratricopeptide repeat protein: MKLPIFCILTFSILSIFAQSWQSAYDSCLKYQEKRQYKKAVEWGDKVLELYEKQVQVKDTNYSNILNAQFENCYYAGLYKQGEFYAKKDSAWTKEKDKVRYGYSCNNLALLYKGQGKYTEAEVLYKEAKEIFAKVLGKEHLDYAISCNNLAGLYTDQGKYAEAELLFKEAKEIRAKVLGKEHPDYANSCNNLATLYLNQGKHVEAELLFKEAKEIRAKVLGKENPNYAQSCNNLALLYRVQGKYAESELLYKEAREIRAKVLGKEHPDYAQSCNGLATLYYAQGKYAEAEVLYKESKEIRAKVLGKEHTDYISSCNNLALLYKDQGKYADAEPLFKEAKEICARVLGKEHPLYATYSSNLAGLYYAQDKYTDAEPLYKEAKEICIKVLGKEHPLYANSCNNLAALYQVQGKYVDSELLFKEAKEIRAKVLGKEHPDYANSCNNLASLYQTRNQYEIAEALFLEAIQIKLKEIESNFKILSEEEKEKYIQANINRYLNSFQNFALKRYAQNPVITQESYNLILQTKGLILQSTEKIKNRILNSKDEELKKLYVEWKLTKDKYAKAQNLTYNERKQKKINLDSLAQQANELEKQLALKSEDFAYTFVPKPITWKDIQNKLTKNQAAIEIVQVEANKDSVVYFGLLITKWSKYPELILLPYGNMLEKQFFINYYRSTRHKILDPYSYNAFWKAFADKLKDIKQVFFSPDGIYYKINVSTLYNVEQNRYVFDEVEVINVTNSKDLLEKKSVASKNSYLIGNPKFNLELDTKDNEKPIEQRSIENLSQLEGAEREVKQICNFLSNAVTVTGADATEEFIKSLKNPRVLHIATHGYFKKGQYQSSTQAMLNAGLLFAGVVDYDRMEMRPLDKEDGKLTAFEVMNMELDSTELVVLSACETGLGQASKEGVYGLQRAFKVAGAQSIIMSLWKVNDEATQLLMTKFYENWQKKGMHKRKAFEAAQKEIRKQYKEPYYWGAFVMIE
- a CDS encoding dihydroneopterin aldolase; its protein translation is MSYVYVIKLNQLSYFGFHGVEEHERKTGNRYDVDIAITLCREIPIENLSQTVNYADIANLVAQVMKNNFKLLEEMALHIITIIEKQYVQNSFFDNGKITKIWVSISKHNPPIGFLCKKSTVELCKEY